In Malus sylvestris chromosome 15, drMalSylv7.2, whole genome shotgun sequence, a single genomic region encodes these proteins:
- the LOC126604983 gene encoding uncharacterized protein LOC126604983: METVVVEQPISACKQMKMVRRSSENLAPINYNFQGGLLQAPPPSLSLFNHYRYQHLQQAQRQQHQNPPLLPLPVPNRPPYHHQSLPSLPSRTRSASRPPAARKTNNMITRSQSLTPKKPKSKPSKKEEANKQDFKAISECLIASTNRLGPDPNDLPIDVTRVFSSSIGKSLGGGGGVGDMEKFSGSIFTLSPPPSSLPLPRFSLQPRLGCNAEAAAGIDAGATDNLCRLLRLR, encoded by the coding sequence ATGGAAACTGTTGTTGTAGAGCAACCAATCTCTGCCTGCAAGCAGATGAAAATGGTGAGAAGAAGCTCTGAAAATCTTGCTCCCATAAATTATAACTTCCAAGGAGGTCTCCTCCAAGCTCCtccaccttctctctctctcttcaaccACTACCGTTACCAACATCTTCAACAGGCGCAGAGGCAGCAGCATCAAAATCCGCCTCTCCTTCCTCTGCCGGTTCCCAACAGACCTCCTTATCACCACCAGTCTCTGCCGTCTCTTCCATCGCGTACTCGCAGCGCCTCCCGCCCTCCCGCCGCCAGGAAGACCAACAACATGATCACCAGAAGCCAATCTCTCACCCCGAAAAAGCCGAAATCTAAGCCCTCCAAGAAAGAAGAAGCTAATAAGCAGGACTTCAAAGCCATATCTGAGTGTTTGATCGCTTCCACCAACCGTTTGGGTCCCGATCCGAATGATCTTCCCATAGATGTTACTAGGGTTTTCTCATCGTCCATTGGTAAGAGTCtcggtggcggtggcggtgtgGGTGATATGGAGAAGTTTTCAGGTTCCATTTTCACTCTCTCACCACCTCCGAGTAGCCTGCCCCTGCCAAGGTTTTCTCTGCAGCCAAGGCTTGGTTGCAACGCCGAGGCTGCAGCAGGGATCGACGCCGGAGCAACCGACAACCTCTGCCGTCTGTTACGTCTCCGATGA